In a single window of the Campylobacter fetus subsp. testudinum 03-427 genome:
- the hypD gene encoding hydrogenase expression/formation protein HypD (Pfam match to PF01924.12 HypD) has product MDLINDFRDKDKILAISKLIQKQSKKPFNIMEICGGHTHSIMKFAIPQLVGEHINFVHGPGCPVCVMPKSRIDEAIKLASMNGVIFCTLADMLRVPGSKSSLLKLRGEGHDIRALYSPLDAIKIAQENTDKNVIFFAIGFETTTPMSAVLVEKAISLNLKNIFFHINHVTVPKPVRAIMNDENVKIDAFLGPSHVSVITGSGIYESLANEFKTPIAVSGFEPLDIMDSILNLVKQQNASTHEVYNQYARVVSKDGNLKAKELINRYFEPCDFEWRGLGEIPKSGMKLKDEFSNLDARVIFDCSVDSAGENRACICGEILRGRAKPYDCKVFGKVCNPQNPIGSCMVSGEGACAAYYKYAKRA; this is encoded by the coding sequence ATGGATTTAATAAACGATTTTAGAGATAAAGATAAAATTTTAGCTATTAGCAAACTTATACAAAAACAGAGTAAAAAACCATTTAATATAATGGAAATTTGTGGCGGTCATACTCATAGTATAATGAAATTCGCGATTCCTCAATTAGTAGGAGAGCATATAAATTTCGTTCATGGCCCGGGTTGTCCTGTGTGCGTGATGCCTAAAAGTAGGATAGATGAAGCTATAAAATTAGCCAGTATGAACGGCGTGATATTTTGCACTTTAGCAGATATGTTAAGAGTTCCTGGAAGCAAAAGTTCTCTTTTAAAACTAAGAGGCGAAGGACATGATATAAGAGCGCTGTACTCTCCACTTGATGCTATTAAAATAGCTCAGGAAAATACCGATAAAAACGTTATATTTTTTGCTATTGGATTTGAAACAACCACTCCTATGAGCGCTGTTTTAGTGGAAAAAGCTATAAGTTTAAATTTAAAAAATATATTTTTTCATATAAATCACGTAACCGTTCCTAAGCCAGTAAGAGCCATAATGAACGATGAAAATGTAAAAATAGACGCGTTTTTAGGGCCAAGTCACGTAAGTGTTATAACAGGAAGTGGTATTTATGAGAGTTTGGCTAATGAGTTTAAAACGCCTATCGCTGTTAGTGGATTTGAACCGCTTGATATTATGGATAGTATATTAAATTTAGTAAAACAACAAAATGCAAGTACGCATGAAGTATATAATCAGTATGCAAGAGTTGTTAGCAAAGATGGAAATTTAAAAGCCAAAGAGTTGATAAATAGATATTTTGAGCCGTGTGACTTTGAGTGGAGAGGACTAGGTGAGATACCAAAAAGCGGAATGAAACTCAAAGATGAGTTTTCAAATTTAGATGCTAGAGTTATTTTTGATTGTAGTGTTGATAGCGCTGGAGAAAATAGAGCCTGTATATGCGGCGAGATACTTAGAGGGCGAGCTAAACCTTATGATTGTAAAGTTTTTGGTAAAGTTTGCAATCCTCAAAATCCAATAGGTAGCTGTATGGTTAGCGGCGAAGGAGCATGCGCAGCATACTATAAATATGCTAAAAGGGCGTGA
- the hypC gene encoding hydrogenase assembly chaperone HypC (Pfam match to PF01455.14 HupF_HypC), translating to MCLSIPSKVVQIDENNFAVVETLGVRRGVSLDLISEPVNVGDYVLIHVGFAMEKIDTKYALESLKIYEDIVRQMKDEEIDVYDGDMGLQSRI from the coding sequence ATGTGCTTAAGCATACCTTCAAAAGTAGTGCAAATCGATGAAAATAATTTTGCCGTGGTAGAGACTCTTGGAGTTAGGCGCGGTGTTAGCTTGGATCTTATAAGCGAACCTGTAAATGTAGGGGATTACGTTCTTATACATGTAGGATTTGCTATGGAGAAGATAGATACTAAATACGCGCTTGAGAGTTTAAAAATATATGAAGATATCGTGCGTCAGATGAAAGATGAAGAAATAGATGTTTATGACGGTGATATGGGATTGCAAAGTAGGATTTAA
- the hypB gene encoding hydrogenase nickel insertion protein HypB (Pfam match to PF02492.15 cobW), protein MCKDCGCSMGNHTHSHEHTHNGLTHTHSHEHIGEHTHDHHAHPALNEKKTVEVIEKILKENDHEAEHNRSHLDEHGILCINLMSSPGAGKTTLLEATIKNGAFKIGVVEGDLETNQDANRILKAGAKAHQITTGQTCHLDAFMVHEGLHHLPLSELDLVFIENVGNLVCPASYDVGAHINAVLLSVPEGGDKVTKYPVMFRAADVLIITKTGLLEHFDFDIAEVKKDARKLNPKVDIIEVDSRTGAGIEQWINYIKMKKEFR, encoded by the coding sequence ATGTGTAAAGATTGCGGTTGTAGTATGGGAAACCATACTCATTCACACGAACATACTCATAATGGTCTTACTCACACTCATTCACATGAGCATATAGGCGAACATACACATGATCATCACGCTCATCCTGCTTTAAATGAGAAAAAAACAGTTGAAGTTATAGAAAAAATTTTAAAAGAAAATGATCACGAAGCCGAGCATAATAGATCTCATCTTGATGAGCACGGAATACTTTGTATAAATTTAATGAGCAGTCCAGGAGCAGGAAAAACAACTCTTTTAGAAGCAACTATAAAAAATGGTGCTTTTAAAATCGGAGTAGTTGAAGGAGATCTAGAAACTAATCAAGATGCAAATAGAATACTAAAAGCCGGAGCAAAAGCTCATCAGATAACAACTGGTCAAACTTGTCATTTAGATGCTTTTATGGTTCATGAAGGTCTTCATCATTTACCTTTAAGCGAGCTTGATCTTGTATTTATCGAAAATGTTGGAAATTTAGTTTGTCCAGCTAGTTATGATGTCGGAGCTCATATAAATGCAGTTTTATTAAGCGTACCTGAAGGTGGTGATAAAGTAACGAAATATCCTGTTATGTTTAGAGCCGCAGATGTTCTTATAATAACAAAAACAGGACTTTTAGAACATTTTGACTTTGATATCGCTGAAGTAAAAAAAGATGCTAGAAAGCTAAATCCAAAAGTTGATATCATAGAAGTAGATAGTAGAACAGGCGCTGGAATCGAGCAATGGATAAATTACATTAAGATGAAAAAGGAATTTAGATAA
- the nikR gene encoding nickel responsive regulator (Pfam matches to PF08753.7 NikR_C, and to PF01402.17 RHH_1), with protein MEQEDKIIRFSVSLPEHLLDELDDMIKDRNYASRSEFTRDLIREKIVKYSWLNDNEDLVGVLTIIYDHHQGELMGRKMAIEHDSMVNIICTNHIHMDHHNCLETMVLKGIAKDIEEFSNNISGLKGVKFAKLVRAAVPKY; from the coding sequence ATGGAACAAGAAGATAAAATAATTAGGTTTAGTGTGTCTCTACCCGAGCATCTTTTAGATGAATTAGATGATATGATCAAAGATCGCAACTATGCTAGTAGGAGCGAATTTACAAGAGATTTGATCAGAGAGAAAATCGTTAAGTATAGTTGGCTAAACGATAATGAGGATTTAGTAGGTGTTCTTACCATCATTTATGATCATCATCAAGGAGAGCTTATGGGTAGAAAAATGGCCATAGAGCATGATTCTATGGTAAATATCATCTGCACTAATCATATCCATATGGATCATCACAACTGCCTTGAAACTATGGTTCTAAAAGGTATTGCTAAAGATATTGAAGAGTTTAGCAATAATATCTCAGGGCTAAAAGGCGTAAAATTTGCAAAGCTTGTTAGAGCTGCGGTGCCTAAATACTAA
- the hypF gene encoding [NiFe] hydrogenase maturation protein HypF (Pfam matches to PF01300.14 Sua5_yciO_yrdC, and to PF00708.14 Acylphosphatase, and to PF07503.8 zf-HYPF, and to PF07503.8 zf-HYPF) yields MKSLKIEIYGLVQGVGFRPFIYYLAKKFCIFGRVFNDCEGVKIQIYADDEACDKFCKAIFDELPALARIDDFKVTECNFKFDDFKILESKQTLKIAPILPDFAICDECKREFYDKANRRFHHPFINCTNCGPRFSIIKSLPYDRKNTTMSSFKMCDECKNEYNDPDNRRYHAQPVSCKTCGPKVSFRNLDGTLLASDEEAIRLCANELKNGKIIAIKGIGGFHLVCDATNQKAISSLRQRKNRPDKPFAIMCKDIQMASLVAYINEFEKDALTSNIKPIILLKSKEVLPANLASNLKKIGIFLPPTSLHLLLFEYIDFPIIATSANISGEPIIIDFESISKKLLKVCDGTLDNDRDILNPSDDSIAFACGSYLSWLRTSRGIKPKIIRSKFDKKGCFLAIGSELKNQFAIYKDGLIFSSAYIGDLKNKATFDRFLIVLDMFVRTYEFKFEFVIADKHPHFLHTKHFAKQGFTIHKVQHHYAHILSVMLENDICDSVLGFGFDGTGYGDDARVWGGEVFICDEKSYERVAKFDDFDLIGGDNAIKNIYYLTYSILRKYNIDATKFYSKFEQNQLLNLDKVMKSGLNIIKTSSLGRIFDAFACLVLGINKVSYDAQAAMELETLYDDTIDISYDFCINDGIISYKEPFLRALSDSPDVAATGFINGIANLILELAELYKKPVVLGGGVFQNEALLKRVILNLNKNGIFFYLPKNEPVNDSGIAMGQIYFGLKFLGYNANNLTI; encoded by the coding sequence TTGAAATCACTTAAAATTGAAATTTATGGGCTAGTACAAGGCGTAGGATTTCGCCCGTTTATCTACTATCTTGCTAAAAAATTTTGTATTTTCGGTAGAGTTTTTAATGACTGCGAAGGTGTGAAAATTCAAATTTATGCAGATGATGAAGCTTGTGATAAGTTTTGCAAAGCTATTTTTGATGAGCTTCCTGCGCTTGCAAGAATCGATGATTTTAAAGTAACTGAGTGTAATTTTAAATTTGATGATTTTAAGATTTTAGAGTCTAAACAAACTCTAAAAATAGCTCCTATTTTGCCTGATTTTGCTATATGTGATGAGTGCAAACGTGAGTTTTACGATAAAGCTAATAGGCGTTTTCATCATCCATTTATTAATTGTACGAATTGTGGTCCTAGATTTTCTATCATAAAATCTCTACCCTATGATCGTAAAAATACGACTATGAGTAGTTTTAAGATGTGTGATGAGTGCAAAAATGAGTATAACGATCCAGATAATCGCCGTTATCATGCACAGCCTGTCTCATGTAAAACTTGCGGTCCAAAAGTTAGCTTTAGAAATCTTGATGGTACCCTTTTAGCTAGTGATGAGGAAGCCATAAGGCTGTGCGCAAATGAGTTGAAAAACGGTAAAATTATCGCTATAAAAGGTATCGGCGGATTTCATTTAGTTTGTGACGCTACAAATCAAAAAGCCATAAGCAGTCTAAGACAACGTAAAAATCGCCCTGATAAGCCATTTGCCATTATGTGCAAAGATATACAAATGGCTTCTTTGGTGGCGTATATAAATGAGTTTGAAAAAGACGCTCTAACTTCAAATATAAAACCTATCATTTTGCTTAAAAGCAAAGAAGTTTTGCCTGCAAACTTAGCTTCAAATTTAAAAAAAATCGGTATATTTCTACCTCCGACATCGCTTCACTTGTTACTTTTTGAATATATTGATTTTCCTATTATCGCAACTAGTGCAAATATAAGCGGTGAGCCGATAATAATTGATTTTGAAAGTATTTCCAAAAAGCTTTTAAAAGTTTGTGATGGCACACTTGACAATGACCGAGACATTCTAAATCCAAGCGATGATAGCATAGCTTTTGCGTGCGGCTCATATCTCTCTTGGCTACGCACTTCAAGAGGTATAAAACCAAAGATAATACGCTCTAAATTTGATAAAAAAGGCTGTTTTTTGGCTATAGGAAGTGAGTTAAAAAATCAATTTGCTATATATAAAGATGGATTGATATTTAGCTCTGCGTACATTGGAGATTTGAAAAATAAAGCTACTTTCGATAGATTTTTGATAGTGCTTGATATGTTTGTGCGTACTTATGAGTTTAAATTTGAGTTTGTAATCGCAGATAAACATCCGCATTTTTTGCATACTAAGCATTTTGCAAAGCAAGGTTTTACCATACATAAAGTGCAGCACCACTACGCTCACATTCTTAGTGTTATGTTAGAAAACGATATCTGTGATAGCGTTTTAGGATTTGGTTTTGACGGTACTGGTTATGGTGATGACGCTAGAGTTTGGGGCGGTGAAGTTTTTATTTGTGATGAAAAAAGCTACGAAAGAGTAGCTAAATTTGATGATTTTGATCTTATAGGCGGAGATAATGCTATCAAAAATATATATTATTTAACTTATTCTATTTTGCGTAAATATAATATAGATGCTACTAAATTTTACTCTAAATTTGAACAAAATCAGCTTTTAAATTTAGATAAAGTTATGAAAAGCGGTCTAAATATAATTAAAACTAGCTCTCTTGGAAGAATTTTTGATGCATTTGCATGTTTGGTTTTAGGTATAAATAAGGTTAGTTATGATGCGCAAGCTGCTATGGAGCTAGAAACTTTATATGATGATACGATTGATATTTCATATGATTTTTGTATAAATGATGGAATTATCAGCTATAAAGAGCCGTTTTTAAGAGCTTTAAGCGACTCTCCTGATGTTGCGGCGACAGGATTTATAAATGGCATAGCTAATCTTATTTTAGAATTAGCCGAGCTTTATAAAAAGCCAGTTGTGCTTGGAGGTGGAGTTTTCCAAAATGAAGCTCTGTTAAAACGCGTAATTCTAAATTTAAATAAAAATGGTATATTTTTTTATCTACCAAAAAATGAGCCTGTTAATGATTCTGGTATAGCTATGGGACAGATTTATTTTGGTTTAAAATTTTTGGGTTATAATGCAAATAATTTAACAATATAA